The Vescimonas coprocola genome includes a window with the following:
- a CDS encoding DUF3298 and DUF4163 domain-containing protein — protein sequence MKKLLALAMLLVLCTVLTGLLTGCKVSAANTMMVDDTPKVAVTSPDVPVISTEWTERQYTVSEQDETVLLTARYQIPVLTLTGSPDNSDTAAKNRQAAVQRINDWFTDWRDQQVDMLDEMEQMAREEYETTGGERWKTEDFAYRDEAGISWWQNERLLCVTLSYVSYTGGAHPSTWRQAVSFDLSTGKTVSVTDLATDINQLEEAVYQLILRQIQDSGDTSYFSDYDKTVLDWIERSVFYNAKGVTIVFNTYDIAPYSAGEQTFFIPYDLVKPYLNDYGLHLLELDT from the coding sequence ATGAAAAAGCTACTGGCTCTGGCCATGCTGCTGGTCCTGTGTACCGTTCTGACGGGCCTGTTGACCGGCTGTAAGGTCTCCGCCGCCAACACCATGATGGTAGACGACACCCCGAAGGTGGCCGTGACCTCCCCGGACGTCCCTGTCATCTCCACGGAGTGGACCGAGCGGCAATATACCGTCAGCGAGCAGGACGAGACAGTGCTGCTCACCGCCCGATATCAGATCCCCGTGCTGACCCTCACCGGCAGTCCCGACAACAGCGACACCGCCGCCAAGAACCGGCAGGCCGCCGTGCAGCGCATCAACGACTGGTTCACCGACTGGCGGGATCAGCAGGTGGATATGCTGGACGAGATGGAGCAGATGGCTCGTGAGGAGTACGAGACCACCGGCGGAGAGCGCTGGAAAACCGAGGACTTCGCCTATCGGGATGAGGCAGGGATCTCCTGGTGGCAGAATGAGCGCCTGCTGTGCGTCACCCTGTCCTATGTCTCCTATACCGGCGGCGCCCACCCCAGCACCTGGCGGCAGGCCGTCTCCTTCGACCTCTCCACCGGCAAGACCGTGTCCGTCACGGATCTGGCCACCGACATCAACCAACTGGAGGAGGCCGTGTACCAGCTGATCCTCCGTCAGATTCAGGACAGCGGCGACACCTCCTATTTCAGCGACTACGACAAAACGGTGCTGGACTGGATCGAGCGCAGCGTGTTCTATAACGCCAAGGGTGTGACCATCGTCTTCAACACCTACGACATCGCCCCCTATTCCGCCGGTGAGCAGACCTTCTTCATCCCCTATGATCTGGTGAAGCCCTACCTCAACGACTACGGCCTCCACCTGCTGGAGCTGGATACATAA
- a CDS encoding tRNA(Met) cytidine acetate ligase has protein sequence MNAIGIICEYNPFHLGHARMLEGLRRQYDAPLVCAMSGNFVQRGDAAVAHKHARGEMAVRCGADLVLELPTPWAMASAERFADGGVALLTSTGVVSHLAFGSECGDLTALQAAEAALSRPELMPRIRQLLAQGMAYAPARQQAAEELGAPPRMLSRPNDILAIEYLKALRRQKAPMEPLAVLRQGAGHDGTPSGDTASASYLRTLLRSGRTDEALSYLPAPAAQVLRRELALGQAPADLSYCQRAILARLRQLREEDFLPYDGGKEGLYHRFYQAVRTSCSPEALLETAKTKRYPTSRLRRMLLSAWLDVTPPAGGIPYLRVLAANERGRDLLRQMQRQGAPVLTRPGDVSRLGPAAETLFRQESLWTDLYVLTYPQSSRSVCGSDWRTNPILL, from the coding sequence GTGAACGCCATTGGTATCATATGTGAATACAATCCCTTCCATCTGGGCCATGCCCGGATGCTGGAGGGCCTGCGGCGGCAGTACGACGCCCCCCTTGTATGCGCCATGAGCGGCAACTTTGTCCAGCGGGGCGACGCCGCCGTGGCGCACAAGCACGCCCGTGGGGAGATGGCCGTCCGCTGCGGCGCCGATCTGGTTCTGGAGCTGCCCACCCCGTGGGCCATGGCCTCGGCGGAGCGGTTTGCCGACGGCGGTGTGGCGCTGCTGACCTCCACCGGCGTGGTGTCCCATCTGGCCTTCGGCAGCGAGTGCGGTGACCTGACCGCCTTACAGGCGGCGGAGGCGGCCCTCTCCCGCCCGGAGCTGATGCCCCGCATCCGGCAGCTGCTGGCCCAAGGCATGGCCTATGCCCCGGCCCGGCAGCAGGCGGCGGAGGAGTTGGGCGCTCCCCCCCGGATGCTCTCCCGTCCCAATGACATTCTGGCCATCGAGTACCTGAAGGCTCTGCGGCGGCAGAAGGCTCCCATGGAGCCGCTGGCCGTCCTGCGTCAGGGTGCCGGCCACGACGGCACACCCTCCGGCGACACGGCCTCCGCTTCCTATCTGCGGACGCTGCTGCGCTCCGGCCGTACCGACGAGGCCCTCTCCTATCTTCCCGCCCCCGCGGCGCAGGTGCTGCGGCGGGAACTGGCGCTGGGACAGGCCCCGGCGGACCTTTCCTATTGCCAACGGGCTATTCTGGCCCGGCTTCGGCAGCTGCGGGAGGAGGACTTCCTCCCCTACGACGGCGGCAAGGAGGGCCTGTACCACCGGTTCTATCAGGCAGTACGCACCTCCTGTTCCCCTGAGGCGCTGCTGGAGACCGCCAAAACCAAGCGCTACCCCACCTCCCGGCTGAGGCGGATGCTGCTGTCGGCGTGGCTGGATGTCACGCCCCCGGCGGGCGGTATCCCCTATCTCCGTGTGCTGGCTGCCAACGAGCGGGGCCGGGATCTGCTGCGGCAGATGCAGCGGCAGGGCGCACCGGTACTGACCCGCCCCGGTGACGTGTCCCGCCTGGGGCCTGCGGCGGAGACTCTTTTCCGTCAGGAGTCTCTCTGGACGGATCTCTACGTCCTGACCTATCCCCAGTCCTCCCGCAGCGTCTGCGGCAGCGACTGGCGCACGAACCCCATCCTTCTGTGA
- a CDS encoding aminopeptidase P family protein has product MNSAEKLRLLRQRMQEQGMDAYVVVTDDFHGSEYVGDYFKAREYLSGFTGSAGTLVVLPDSAALWTDGRYFLQAADQLAGSTIDLMRAGQPGVPTIGAFLAQRVPQGGTVGFDGRTVSSLFARTMAAALEGKNVRFAYEQDLAGAVWPDRPALSAQPVWELPAECAGLTREEKLHLLREKMRETGAEVLVLTALDEVAWTLNLRGDDVRCTPVFLSFLLLRQEEATLCVQEQILSGELKEKLVACGVALAPYESIYDRLRAIPAGTAVQTDSATANYCVLQSLSGAKVLDRPSPVQLMKAMKTPAEQENFRAAHIKDGVAVCRFICWLQSHVGKEPITECSAAAKLESFRAQQPDYLGPSFDSIMAFGPHGAIVHYEPTAETDVPLEPRSFCLADTGGHYLQGTTDITRTIPLGPLTEEERRAYTVVLKGHLRLGAARFPEGLCGQNLDILARLPLWEQGMDYNHGTGHGVGYVLSVHEGPQRLHWRLPENQKVTALAEGMVVSNEPGYYAAGQFGIRHENLELVQRDGENEYGRFLHFEPLTMVPFDRTALELSLLSEEELALLNAYHEKVRAAIAPHLDGEELAWLMAATAPILR; this is encoded by the coding sequence ATGAACAGCGCTGAAAAGCTCCGACTGCTGCGGCAGCGGATGCAGGAGCAGGGCATGGACGCCTATGTGGTGGTAACGGATGATTTCCACGGCTCGGAGTACGTGGGTGACTATTTTAAGGCACGGGAGTACCTGTCGGGCTTCACCGGCTCTGCCGGTACGCTGGTGGTGCTGCCGGACAGCGCCGCCCTGTGGACGGACGGGCGGTACTTTTTGCAGGCGGCGGATCAGCTGGCCGGGAGCACCATCGACCTGATGCGGGCGGGGCAGCCCGGCGTTCCCACCATCGGGGCTTTTCTGGCACAGAGGGTGCCGCAGGGAGGCACCGTGGGCTTTGACGGACGCACCGTCAGCAGTCTTTTTGCCCGGACGATGGCCGCTGCGCTGGAGGGGAAGAACGTCCGCTTCGCCTATGAGCAGGATCTGGCCGGGGCCGTGTGGCCGGACCGGCCGGCGCTGTCGGCGCAGCCGGTGTGGGAGCTGCCGGCGGAGTGCGCCGGGCTGACCCGTGAGGAGAAGCTGCATCTGCTGCGGGAGAAGATGCGGGAGACCGGGGCAGAGGTACTGGTGCTGACGGCGCTGGACGAGGTGGCGTGGACGCTGAACCTCCGGGGCGACGACGTGCGCTGCACGCCGGTGTTCCTGTCCTTCCTGCTGCTGCGGCAGGAGGAGGCCACCCTGTGTGTGCAGGAGCAGATCCTGTCCGGAGAACTGAAGGAGAAGCTGGTGGCCTGCGGCGTGGCGCTGGCCCCCTATGAGAGCATTTATGACCGGCTGCGGGCCATCCCGGCAGGGACGGCGGTGCAGACGGACAGCGCCACGGCCAACTACTGCGTATTGCAGAGCCTGTCCGGGGCCAAGGTGCTGGACAGACCCAGCCCGGTGCAGCTGATGAAGGCCATGAAGACCCCGGCAGAGCAGGAGAACTTCCGGGCCGCCCACATCAAGGACGGTGTGGCGGTGTGCCGGTTCATCTGCTGGCTGCAGAGCCATGTGGGCAAGGAACCCATCACCGAGTGCAGCGCTGCCGCCAAGCTGGAGAGCTTCCGGGCTCAGCAGCCGGACTATCTGGGGCCAAGCTTTGACTCCATCATGGCCTTCGGCCCCCACGGAGCCATCGTCCACTATGAGCCTACGGCGGAGACGGATGTGCCGCTGGAGCCCCGCAGCTTCTGTCTGGCGGATACCGGCGGACACTATTTGCAGGGAACCACGGACATCACCCGTACCATCCCGCTGGGGCCGCTGACGGAGGAGGAACGCCGGGCCTATACGGTGGTGCTGAAGGGTCATCTGCGGCTGGGAGCGGCCCGGTTCCCGGAGGGCCTGTGCGGGCAGAATCTGGATATTCTGGCCCGGCTGCCTCTGTGGGAGCAGGGGATGGACTACAACCACGGCACCGGTCACGGCGTGGGGTATGTGCTCAGCGTCCATGAGGGGCCGCAGCGGCTCCACTGGCGGCTGCCGGAGAACCAGAAGGTCACGGCGCTGGCAGAGGGCATGGTGGTATCCAATGAACCCGGCTACTATGCCGCCGGACAGTTCGGCATCCGCCATGAGAATCTGGAGCTGGTGCAGCGGGACGGCGAGAACGAGTATGGCCGCTTCCTGCACTTCGAGCCGCTGACCATGGTTCCCTTTGACCGGACGGCGCTGGAGCTGAGCCTGCTGTCGGAGGAGGAGCTGGCGCTGCTGAACGCCTATCATGAGAAGGTGCGGGCTGCCATCGCACCCCATCTGGATGGAGAGGAGCTGGCGTGGCTCATGGCCGCTACGGCACCCATCCTGCGGTAA
- a CDS encoding M48 family metallopeptidase, which produces MTDYRVVRSRRRTVALQVDQSGSVIVRAPMTLPAEEIRTFVEKHETWIHRQQQRQVRYRAEHPEPTPQEQEALRQQAKTLLPQRVAYWAGVMGVRPTGIKITSARTRFGSCSGKNSLCFSLYLMAYPPEAIEYVVVHELAHIRHKNHSPAFYAEVERYLPDWRRRQALLKR; this is translated from the coding sequence ATGACGGACTATCGGGTGGTGCGGAGCCGCCGCCGCACCGTGGCCCTGCAGGTGGACCAGTCCGGCAGCGTGATAGTGCGGGCGCCCATGACCCTCCCGGCAGAGGAGATCCGCACCTTCGTGGAAAAGCACGAGACATGGATCCATCGCCAGCAGCAGCGTCAGGTTCGGTATCGGGCGGAACACCCGGAACCCACCCCTCAGGAGCAGGAGGCCCTTCGCCAGCAGGCCAAGACCCTTCTGCCCCAGCGGGTAGCCTATTGGGCCGGGGTCATGGGCGTCCGGCCCACCGGGATCAAGATCACCTCCGCCCGGACACGATTTGGCAGCTGCTCCGGGAAAAACAGCCTCTGCTTCTCCCTGTACCTGATGGCCTATCCCCCGGAGGCCATCGAGTATGTGGTGGTGCATGAGCTGGCCCATATCCGCCATAAAAACCACAGCCCCGCCTTCTACGCCGAGGTGGAGCGTTACCTGCCGGACTGGCGGCGCCGCCAAGCCCTGCTGAAACGGTGA
- a CDS encoding DUF1653 domain-containing protein — protein sequence MADIQPGRYRHFKGNEYQVLGIAHHSETLEELVVYRALYGDGGLWVRPASMWTETVERDGYHGPRFTWVAER from the coding sequence ATGGCGGACATCCAACCGGGGCGGTATCGCCACTTCAAGGGCAATGAATATCAGGTGCTGGGCATCGCCCACCACTCGGAAACACTGGAGGAGCTGGTGGTGTACCGTGCCCTCTACGGCGACGGCGGCCTATGGGTGCGCCCTGCGTCCATGTGGACGGAGACCGTGGAGCGGGACGGCTATCACGGCCCCCGGTTCACTTGGGTGGCAGAGCGATGA
- a CDS encoding NUDIX hydrolase yields MKNTTLCYIENPAGEYLMLHRVKKENDCNHDKWIGVGGKFEDGESPEECVLRETLEETGLTLTDYRYRGIVTFVSDRWETEYMHLFTATGWTGRIREDCDEGVLEWIHRDRLAALPQWEGDRIFLELLRREVPFFSLKLRYEGERLAYAALNGREMER; encoded by the coding sequence ATGAAGAACACCACCCTGTGCTACATCGAAAATCCGGCCGGGGAGTATCTGATGCTCCACCGGGTGAAGAAGGAGAACGACTGCAACCACGACAAATGGATCGGTGTGGGCGGGAAATTCGAGGACGGAGAGAGTCCGGAGGAGTGTGTCCTGCGGGAGACGCTGGAGGAGACGGGGTTGACTCTTACCGACTATCGGTATCGGGGGATCGTCACCTTTGTCTCCGACCGATGGGAGACGGAATATATGCACCTGTTCACCGCCACCGGCTGGACGGGCCGCATCCGGGAGGACTGCGACGAGGGCGTGCTGGAGTGGATCCACCGGGATCGGCTGGCAGCCCTGCCCCAGTGGGAGGGGGACCGCATCTTTCTGGAGCTGCTGCGGCGGGAGGTGCCGTTCTTCTCCCTGAAGCTGCGCTATGAGGGGGAGCGGCTGGCCTATGCCGCCCTCAACGGAAGGGAGATGGAGCGATGA
- a CDS encoding DUF523 domain-containing protein — protein MKLLVSACLLGVACRYDGQSKLHPLAQELCRRHEVIPVCGEIFGGLPTPRLPSERWEGGVFASDGGDVTDAFRRGAEEVVRLARLTGAQAAILKERSPSCGSGEIYDGTFTGTVVEGWGVTAELLRREGIPVLGESRMGELLTEGEACLVKITRDPAKKL, from the coding sequence ATGAAGCTGCTGGTCAGTGCGTGTCTGCTGGGAGTGGCCTGCCGCTACGACGGGCAGAGCAAGCTCCACCCGCTGGCGCAGGAGCTGTGCCGCCGCCATGAGGTGATCCCCGTGTGCGGGGAGATCTTCGGGGGGCTGCCCACGCCCCGGCTCCCCTCCGAACGCTGGGAGGGCGGCGTGTTTGCAAGCGACGGCGGTGATGTCACCGATGCCTTCCGTCGGGGGGCGGAGGAGGTGGTGCGTCTGGCCCGGCTCACCGGGGCGCAGGCGGCCATTCTGAAGGAGCGCAGCCCCTCCTGCGGCTCCGGGGAGATCTATGACGGCACCTTCACCGGTACGGTGGTGGAGGGCTGGGGCGTGACGGCGGAGCTGCTGCGCCGGGAGGGCATCCCGGTGCTGGGGGAGTCCCGGATGGGAGAACTGCTGACAGAGGGCGAGGCGTGTTTGGTCAAAATCACAAGAGACCCGGCGAAAAAACTGTGA
- a CDS encoding LacI family DNA-binding transcriptional regulator, which produces MTIKDIARLCGVSVSTVSRVLNDRPDVSEENRRRVLEVIESSNYIPNNTARDLVKTKSDAIGLVVRGVSNPFYTDIIRAVEDSITAEGFTMVMQQIGTCDDEIKRGAMMEREKRLRGIVFLGGRSDYTPEELTVLNVPFVCCSYANQYGTLPEGSYASVSIADEEEAYRAVTELYRCGHRRIAALVARTDDRAISQLRYQGYLRALADCGLPTEEELVIRAGSFDIGDAYRATAEKLRQEADFTAVFSIADNMALGAMRALREAGRRVPEDCSVIAIDGLTMSEYFHPMLTTLCQPMEEMGRRSVEILMDMIHGRGRPRCETVRTVLRRGASVRRIN; this is translated from the coding sequence ATGACCATCAAAGATATTGCCCGGCTCTGCGGCGTCAGCGTCAGCACGGTATCCCGTGTGCTCAATGACCGACCTGACGTCAGCGAGGAGAATCGACGCCGGGTGCTGGAGGTCATTGAAAGCTCCAACTACATCCCCAACAACACCGCACGGGATCTGGTCAAGACCAAGTCCGACGCCATTGGATTGGTGGTGCGGGGCGTGTCCAACCCCTTCTACACCGACATCATCCGGGCCGTCGAGGACAGCATCACCGCCGAGGGCTTTACCATGGTGATGCAGCAGATCGGCACCTGCGATGACGAGATCAAGCGGGGGGCTATGATGGAGCGGGAGAAGCGGCTGCGGGGCATCGTGTTTCTGGGCGGACGATCCGACTACACGCCGGAGGAGCTGACCGTGCTGAACGTCCCCTTTGTCTGCTGCTCCTACGCCAATCAGTACGGCACGCTGCCGGAGGGCTCCTACGCATCGGTGTCCATCGCTGACGAGGAGGAGGCCTATCGGGCCGTGACGGAGCTGTATCGCTGCGGACACCGCCGCATTGCGGCGCTGGTGGCCCGCACCGATGACCGGGCCATCAGCCAGCTGCGCTATCAGGGGTATCTCCGGGCGCTGGCGGACTGCGGCCTGCCGACGGAGGAGGAGCTGGTGATCCGCGCCGGGTCCTTTGACATCGGGGACGCCTACCGGGCCACGGCGGAGAAGCTGCGGCAGGAGGCGGACTTCACGGCGGTGTTTTCCATTGCCGACAACATGGCGCTGGGCGCCATGCGGGCGCTGCGGGAGGCGGGACGCCGGGTACCGGAGGACTGCTCCGTTATCGCCATCGACGGGCTGACCATGTCGGAGTATTTCCATCCCATGCTCACCACACTCTGTCAGCCCATGGAGGAGATGGGGCGGCGCAGCGTGGAGATCCTGATGGACATGATCCACGGCCGGGGACGGCCTCGCTGCGAGACGGTGCGGACCGTGCTGCGCCGGGGAGCGTCCGTGCGGCGGATCAACTGA
- a CDS encoding ABC transporter substrate-binding protein, with amino-acid sequence MKKFLALALALAMALSLAACGKKADDNNKGNGDEAKGSVYYLNFKPEADKAWQDLAKTYTETTGVEVKVVTAASGQYDTMLTSELDKSAPPTMFQVGNQGAVNSYGDFCYPLDNTDVMKEMTTQDFNLKNANGETVSIGYCYEAYGIIVNKALLKQAGYEITDITNFESLKKVADDIHARANELGFDAFSSAGLEGSSSWRFSGHLANMPLFYEFRDDNVTAQPATIKGTYLDNFKNVWDLYTTDSATTGAALTTATGDTSEAEFGQGKAVFFQNGSWEYANLTGEEKGFKMNPEDLAMIPIYCGVEGEEKSGLCCGTENCWAVNKNAKEEDIQATLDFMKWVVTSDEGTTMLAEQFGPCPFKNAKTPENVFFADANAYTTAGNYIVTWAFNWTPAVDDWRAGVVDALTQYTVNGGSWDNVKTAFVDGWATQYAKENG; translated from the coding sequence ATGAAGAAGTTTCTTGCATTGGCTCTGGCTCTTGCTATGGCGCTGTCTCTGGCAGCCTGCGGCAAGAAGGCAGATGACAACAACAAGGGCAATGGAGACGAAGCGAAGGGTTCCGTGTACTACCTGAACTTCAAGCCCGAGGCCGACAAGGCCTGGCAGGATCTGGCCAAGACCTACACCGAGACGACCGGCGTGGAGGTCAAGGTCGTCACCGCCGCCTCCGGCCAGTATGACACCATGCTGACCTCCGAGCTGGACAAGTCCGCTCCTCCCACCATGTTCCAGGTGGGCAATCAGGGCGCCGTCAACTCCTATGGCGATTTCTGCTATCCTCTGGATAACACCGACGTCATGAAGGAAATGACCACCCAGGACTTCAACCTGAAGAATGCCAACGGCGAGACCGTGTCCATCGGCTACTGCTATGAGGCCTATGGCATCATCGTCAACAAGGCTCTGCTGAAGCAGGCCGGTTATGAGATCACCGACATCACCAACTTCGAGTCTCTGAAGAAGGTGGCCGATGATATCCACGCCCGTGCCAACGAACTGGGCTTTGACGCCTTCAGCTCCGCCGGTCTGGAGGGCTCCTCCAGCTGGCGCTTCTCCGGTCACCTGGCCAACATGCCCCTGTTCTATGAGTTCCGGGATGACAACGTCACCGCTCAGCCCGCCACCATCAAGGGCACCTATCTGGACAACTTCAAGAACGTCTGGGATCTGTACACCACTGACTCCGCCACCACCGGCGCTGCTCTGACCACCGCCACCGGCGACACCTCCGAGGCCGAATTCGGTCAGGGCAAGGCCGTGTTCTTCCAGAACGGTTCCTGGGAATATGCCAACCTCACCGGCGAGGAGAAGGGCTTTAAGATGAACCCCGAGGATCTGGCCATGATCCCCATCTACTGCGGCGTTGAGGGCGAGGAGAAGTCCGGCCTGTGCTGCGGCACCGAGAACTGCTGGGCTGTTAACAAGAACGCCAAGGAAGAGGACATTCAGGCCACTCTGGACTTCATGAAGTGGGTCGTTACCTCCGACGAGGGCACCACCATGCTGGCTGAGCAGTTTGGCCCCTGCCCCTTCAAGAACGCCAAGACCCCCGAGAACGTGTTCTTTGCCGATGCCAACGCCTATACCACTGCCGGCAACTACATTGTGACCTGGGCCTTCAACTGGACTCCCGCCGTGGATGACTGGCGTGCGGGCGTGGTGGACGCTCTGACCCAGTACACCGTCAACGGCGGCAGCTGGGACAACGTCAAGACCGCCTTCGTGGACGGCTGGGCCACCCAGTATGCCAAGGAGAACGGCTGA
- a CDS encoding carbohydrate ABC transporter permease — MRRPIKRMVWLFLLPTFAAFCIGFLYPFFKGLFLSFCNFRITSQWTWTGLENYRKAFQDPGYMHAFWYTALFALVSLIVINLFAFTIAYALTQKFKGTNVFRTVFFLPNLIGGIVLGYIWSMIFDGILIKYNTSVILETKYGFWGLVILVCWQQIGYMMIIYIAGLQAVPEDMLEAARIDGANRWQTLWRVTIPNVMPSITICMFLSLTNGFKLFDQNLALTAGRPFQQLGNGETIKTTEMLALNIVNAFGTSGGGNRGVGQAKAVIFFIVVAAISIIQLQASRRKEVQQ; from the coding sequence ATCCGCCGCCCCATCAAGCGCATGGTGTGGCTGTTTTTGCTGCCCACCTTTGCCGCCTTCTGCATCGGCTTCCTGTACCCCTTCTTCAAGGGGCTGTTTCTGTCCTTCTGCAACTTCCGCATTACCAGCCAGTGGACATGGACGGGGCTGGAAAACTACCGGAAGGCCTTCCAGGACCCCGGCTATATGCACGCATTCTGGTACACGGCGCTGTTTGCTCTGGTGAGCCTGATCGTTATCAATCTGTTTGCCTTTACCATTGCCTATGCACTGACCCAGAAGTTCAAGGGTACCAACGTGTTCCGCACGGTGTTTTTCCTGCCCAACCTCATCGGCGGCATCGTGCTGGGCTATATCTGGTCCATGATCTTCGACGGCATCCTCATCAAGTACAACACCTCCGTGATCCTGGAGACGAAATACGGCTTCTGGGGTCTGGTGATCCTGGTGTGCTGGCAGCAGATCGGCTATATGATGATCATCTATATTGCCGGACTCCAGGCCGTGCCGGAGGATATGCTGGAGGCGGCCCGCATCGACGGCGCCAACCGCTGGCAGACCCTGTGGCGGGTCACTATCCCCAACGTGATGCCCTCTATCACCATCTGCATGTTCCTGAGCCTGACCAACGGCTTCAAGCTGTTTGACCAGAACCTGGCCCTGACCGCCGGGCGTCCCTTCCAGCAGCTGGGCAACGGAGAGACCATCAAAACAACGGAAATGCTGGCCCTGAACATCGTCAACGCCTTCGGCACCAGCGGCGGCGGCAACCGCGGCGTGGGTCAGGCCAAGGCCGTGATCTTCTTCATCGTGGTGGCGGCCATCAGTATCATCCAGCTTCAGGCCAGCCGCCGCAAGGAGGTGCAGCAATGA
- a CDS encoding carbohydrate ABC transporter permease, producing the protein MIKTEALRRRERRQALLTVVFTIISVIYLMPVLLVLINSLKANAFVNTETFKLPTAESFVGLKNYVKGMTFGNFAFYKVVFYSFFITITSTALILLCTSMAAWYISRVGSLVSKIVYYLCVFSMVVPFQMVMYTLARTADRVHLNTPWTIPVVYLGFGAGLAVFMFTGFVKSLPLEIEEAAAIDGCGPVGTFFRVVLPMLKPTMISVGVLEIMWVWNDYLLPSLVLDINQYRTIPIHIQYLKGSYGTVDMGATMALIMLSILPVIIFYLCCQKHIIKGVAAGAVKG; encoded by the coding sequence ATGATCAAAACCGAAGCTCTGCGCCGCAGAGAGCGCCGTCAGGCGCTGCTGACGGTGGTGTTCACCATCATCTCCGTGATCTATCTGATGCCGGTGCTCCTGGTGCTCATCAACTCCCTGAAGGCCAACGCCTTTGTCAACACCGAGACCTTCAAGCTGCCCACGGCGGAATCCTTTGTGGGGCTGAAGAACTATGTCAAGGGCATGACCTTCGGCAACTTCGCCTTCTATAAGGTGGTATTCTACAGCTTCTTCATCACCATTACCTCTACAGCGCTGATCCTGCTGTGCACGTCCATGGCGGCGTGGTACATCTCCCGGGTGGGGAGCCTGGTCAGCAAGATCGTGTACTACCTGTGCGTATTCTCCATGGTGGTGCCCTTCCAGATGGTCATGTACACCCTGGCCCGGACGGCGGACCGGGTGCATCTGAACACCCCCTGGACCATCCCCGTGGTATATCTGGGCTTCGGTGCGGGCCTTGCCGTGTTTATGTTCACGGGCTTTGTCAAGAGCCTGCCGCTGGAGATCGAGGAGGCCGCCGCCATCGACGGCTGCGGCCCGGTGGGCACCTTCTTCCGGGTGGTGCTGCCTATGCTCAAGCCCACCATGATCTCCGTGGGCGTGCTGGAGATCATGTGGGTATGGAACGACTATCTGCTGCCCAGCCTGGTGCTGGACATCAACCAGTACCGCACCATCCCCATCCACATTCAGTACCTCAAGGGCAGCTATGGCACCGTGGACATGGGCGCCACCATGGCCCTGATCATGCTGAGCATCCTGCCGGTCATTATCTTCTATCTGTGCTGCCAGAAGCACATCATCAAGGGCGTGGCCGCCGGTGCGGTGAAGGGCTAA